CGCGGCGTTCCGGCGCAAGGCGCGCGAGGTGGGCGCCACGCCATCGGCCAAGCGGATCGTGGACCAACCGCGGCAGGAACCGCGCCGCCTCGCCGGCTAGGCGAACGGCCCACTGGCCCTGCCGCGGGTGGGCCGTAACTTGCGTAGCATGACCTCCCGCATCGCACGGGCGCTGGCCGGCGCCGTGGTGCTCGCCGCGGCACTCCGGCTCGGCGCCCGCGGCGCCGGCCCGCTCCCGCCGCTCGGTCCGCTGCTCGATCCCGTGCACGGCGCCTGGGCCGCGGCCACGCACGCCACGCTCGCGCCCCGCGCCGCGGTGCCGATGAGCGGTCTGAGCGGCGCCGTGGACGTGCGCTACGACACCCGCGGCGTGCCGCACATCTTCGCCACCACCGAACTCGACGCGTATCGCGCCCTCGGCTACGTGGTGGCGCGCGACCGCCTGTTCCAACTGGACCTGCAGACGCACGCCGCGTCGGGACGGCTCACCGAGTGGGTGGGCCGGCGGGCCCTCGCGCTCGATCGCCAGACCCGCGACCTTGGCATGCCGCGCGCGGCGGAAGAGAAGATGGCCGCCATGGACACCACGGGGATGGCGTGGCGCGTGATGAATGCCTTTGCCGGCGGCGTGAACGCGTACGTCGACGCCCTCACGCCGGCGCAATGGCCCGTGGAATACAAGCTGCTCGGCGTGCGCCCCGAACGGTGGAAGCCGATCAACTCCATCCATCTCTTCAATCGCATGGGGTGGACGCTCACTTATGTGCCCGACGAGGCCGTGCGCCTGGCGGCACGCGGCGTGGTGGGCGACTCCGCGGCCGACGCGCTCTTTCCGCTGAACTCGCCCATCCAGGAGCCCATCCAGCCCAATGGGCAGCACGCGCCGCGCTTCGATCTCGCCACCCTCCCCCGTCCCGGCGCGCCCGACACCGCGGCGCGCGTCGTGGCGTCGCTGCTCCGCGAGGTCGCGCCGCCGGGATTCATGCAGCGCACCGATCCCCGGCATCTGGCCAGCAACAACTGGGCGGTGGGGCCGGCGCGGTCGGCCGACGGGCATGCGCTCCTCGCCAACGACCCGCACCTCGATCTCACGCTGCCCAGCATCTGGTACGAGACGCAGCTCGTGGTGCCCGGCACGCTCGACGTGTACGGCGTCACCATCCCGGGCCTGCCCGGCATCGTGCTCGGCTTCAACCGCGATCTCGCCTGGGGATTCACCAACACCGGCGCCGACGTGCTGGACTTCTATCGCGAGACGGTGGACGACGCCACGCACCCCACCCGCTACGAGGTGGACGGCGCGTGGCGCCCGCTCGTGCAGCGCGTGGAAGTGTACCGCGGCCCGCGCGGCGAGGTGCTGGCCACCGACACCGTGCGCTACACGCACCGCGGCCCGCTGATGCACCGGTTCGGCGCGTGGGTGTCCATGCGCTGGACGCTGCTCGAACCGTCGCACGAGATCGGCGCGCTATACGACGCGGCGCACGCCACCACGGCGCGCGCGTTCCTCGACGCGATGGCGCAGGGCTTCTTCGTGCCGGCGCAGAACGTCATCGTGGCCGATCGGTCGGGCACGATCGCCATCCGGTCCACGGGCCACTTTCCGCTGCGCCCCAAGGGCACCACGGGGATCGATATCTTCGATGGATCCACCAGCGCCAGCGACTGGACCGGCTACTGGCCGGTGAGCGACTACCCGCAGTCGTTCAATCCGGCGCAGGGATACCTCGCCTCGGCCAATCAGCAGCCCGAGGACCCGCGCCATCAATTCGCCTACCTGGGCGACGACCGCGCATACGATCCCTGGCGCGCCCTCGACATCAATAGTCTGCTGCGCGCCGATTCGAGCGTGACGGTGGACGACATGCGCCACTTCCAGACCAGTCCGCTGAGCGTGCGCGCCCAGCTCTTCCTCCCGTACTTCGCCACCGCCGCGCACAATGTGGGCGGCCCGGCCTCGTCGCCCGTGCAGCAGGCGGCGGAGATCCTGGCGCGATGGGACGGCCGGTACACGCGCGACAACGACGGGGCCGCGCTGTTCGAGGAGGCGATGCGCCTCCTGCGCGCCTTCACCTGGGACGAGCTGGACGATTCGAGCGGACGCCGCGTGGCCACGCCCGACGACGAGATCATGTTCGACCTGCTGCACCAGCCCACGAGCGCGTGGTGGGACGACCGGTCCACCAGCGGCGTAGTCGAGACGCGCGACGTGATCGTGGCGCGGAGTCTCGCCGCCGCGTACGACACGCTCGTGAAGCGCGACGGACCACCGGCCCGCGGCGGCTGGCGGTGGGATCGCGTGGCCACCGTGGACATCAGGCACCTGCTCGGCCTTCCCGGGTTCTCGGCGCTCGGACTCGAGTCCGCGGGCGGCCGCGGCACGCTCAATCCGGCGCCCGGCGGCTCCGGCTTCGGGCCGAGCTGGCGGCTGGTTGTGGATCTGGGACCCGAGGTCCGGGCGTGGGACACGTATCCCGGCGGGCAGAGCGGAAATCCGGCGAGCCCGCAGTATGAAGACCGCATTCCCCAGTGGCTCGCCGGTCGGTTGAGCCCGGTCCTGTTCCCGCGCGATGCGGCGGCACTTCCGGCCAATCGCACGGAGGCCACCCTCACCCTCACCCCCCGGGGGCCGTAATCATGCGCGCATTCCTTCGCCAGGCACTCCTCGCCGTCGCCTTTGGACTCGGCACCTATGCCTTCGGCTGGTGGGCCGTTCCCTCGATCGGCGCGTTGTGGGGGCTGATCAATCCCGCCGGCCGCCACGCCGCCGTCCGCGCGGGGATGGCCGCCGCCGCGTCGTGGGCGATCCTGCTCCTGGTGCCGGCCATCACCGGCGCGCCGCTGGCGGCGTTCACCGCGCACCTGGCGGGCGCCATGCAGGTGCCGGCGTGGGCGCTGGTCGTGGTCGAACTGGCGTTCCCGTTCGCGGTGGCATGGGGCGCGGCCACGCTCGGGGCGGCGGTGCGCGGCGGGAAGGGCGCCGGGAGCGCCCCATAGCGCGCGCACTAGATTCCAATGCCATGACGACCGACTTCTTCAACATCGACAGCGCGCTGTCCGAAGAGGAGCGCGCCGTGCGCGACAGCGTTCGGCAATTCGTGGACGAGCGCGTGTTGCCGATCATCGGGCAGCACTACATCGACGGCCACTTCCCGCTGGAACTCGTGCCCGAGATGGGCGAGCTCGGCGTGTTCGGCGCCAACCTGCCGGAGGAGTACGGCTGCGCCGGACTCAACAACGTGGCCTACGGCCTGATCATGCAGGAACTGGAGCGCGGCGACTCCGGCGTGCGCTCGTTCGCCTCGGTGCAGGGCGCCCTGGCCATGTTCCCGATCTTCGCCTTCGGCAGCGAGGAGCAGAAGCGAAAGTATCTGCCCGGAATGGCCGCCGGCCAGATCATCGGCTGCTTCGGGCTCACCGAGCCCGACTACGGATCGAACCCGTCGGGGATGCTCACGATGGCGCGCCAGCAGGCCGACGGCACCTGGATGCTGAACGGTGCCAAGATGTGGATCACCAACGGCTCCACGGCGCACATCGCCGTGGTCTGGGCCAAGACCAACGGCGACGCGAGCGATGCGTCCATTCGCGGATTCATCGTGCCCCGGGGCACCCCGGGCTTCACGTCCAGGGACCAGAAGGGCAAGCTCTCCCTGCGCGCCAGCGACACCAGCGAACTCGTATTCCAGGACGTGCATCTTCCCGCCGACGCGATCCTGCCGGGCTCGGGCGGCCTCAAGAGTCCGCTGATGTGCCTCACGCAAGCCCGCTACGGCATCTCGTGGGGCGCCGTGGGCGCCGCCATGGCCTGCTACGAGGA
This window of the Gemmatimonadaceae bacterium genome carries:
- a CDS encoding acyl-CoA dehydrogenase family protein translates to MTTDFFNIDSALSEEERAVRDSVRQFVDERVLPIIGQHYIDGHFPLELVPEMGELGVFGANLPEEYGCAGLNNVAYGLIMQELERGDSGVRSFASVQGALAMFPIFAFGSEEQKRKYLPGMAAGQIIGCFGLTEPDYGSNPSGMLTMARQQADGTWMLNGAKMWITNGSTAHIAVVWAKTNGDASDASIRGFIVPRGTPGFTSRDQKGKLSLRASDTSELVFQDVHLPADAILPGSGGLKSPLMCLTQARYGISWGAVGAAMACYEEAVSYAKNRVMFDRPIAGFQIQQQRLAEMLTEIVKAQLVSLHLGRLKDAGTYTPQQVSLAKRNNVNIATDIAREARRLLGANGILAEYASMRHMANLESVYTYEGTHDVHSLILGQAITGLNAFK
- a CDS encoding penicillin acylase family protein, with amino-acid sequence MTSRIARALAGAVVLAAALRLGARGAGPLPPLGPLLDPVHGAWAAATHATLAPRAAVPMSGLSGAVDVRYDTRGVPHIFATTELDAYRALGYVVARDRLFQLDLQTHAASGRLTEWVGRRALALDRQTRDLGMPRAAEEKMAAMDTTGMAWRVMNAFAGGVNAYVDALTPAQWPVEYKLLGVRPERWKPINSIHLFNRMGWTLTYVPDEAVRLAARGVVGDSAADALFPLNSPIQEPIQPNGQHAPRFDLATLPRPGAPDTAARVVASLLREVAPPGFMQRTDPRHLASNNWAVGPARSADGHALLANDPHLDLTLPSIWYETQLVVPGTLDVYGVTIPGLPGIVLGFNRDLAWGFTNTGADVLDFYRETVDDATHPTRYEVDGAWRPLVQRVEVYRGPRGEVLATDTVRYTHRGPLMHRFGAWVSMRWTLLEPSHEIGALYDAAHATTARAFLDAMAQGFFVPAQNVIVADRSGTIAIRSTGHFPLRPKGTTGIDIFDGSTSASDWTGYWPVSDYPQSFNPAQGYLASANQQPEDPRHQFAYLGDDRAYDPWRALDINSLLRADSSVTVDDMRHFQTSPLSVRAQLFLPYFATAAHNVGGPASSPVQQAAEILARWDGRYTRDNDGAALFEEAMRLLRAFTWDELDDSSGRRVATPDDEIMFDLLHQPTSAWWDDRSTSGVVETRDVIVARSLAAAYDTLVKRDGPPARGGWRWDRVATVDIRHLLGLPGFSALGLESAGGRGTLNPAPGGSGFGPSWRLVVDLGPEVRAWDTYPGGQSGNPASPQYEDRIPQWLAGRLSPVLFPRDAAALPANRTEATLTLTPRGP